The following proteins come from a genomic window of Pectobacterium actinidiae:
- the rpoB gene encoding DNA-directed RNA polymerase subunit beta, which produces MVYSYTEKKRIRKDFGKRPQVLDIPYLLSIQLDSFQKFIEQDPEGQYGLEAAFRSVFPIKSYSGNSELQYVSYRLGEPVFDVKECQIRGVTFSAPLRVKLRLVIYEREAPEGTVKDIKEQEVYMGEIPLMTDNGTFVINGTERVIVSQLHRSPGVFFDSDKGKTHSSGKVLYNARIIPYRGSWLDFEFDPKDNLFVRIDRRRKLPATIILRALGYSTEQILDLFFDKIVYEINGNKLQMDLVPERLRGETASFDIEANGKVYIEKGRRITARHIRQLEKDGIERIEVPVEYIAGKVLSKDYIDESTGELIGAANMELSLDLLAKLSQSGHKRIETLFTNDLDHGAYMSETVRVDPSNDRLSALVEIYRMMRPGEPPTREAAETLFENLFFSEDRYDLSAVGRMKFNRSLLRDEIEGSGILSKDDIIEVMKKLIDIRNGKGEVDDIDHLGNRRIRSVGEMAENQFRVGLVRVERAVKERLSLGDLDTLMPQDMINAKPISAAVKEFFGSSQLSQFMDQNNPLSEITHKRRISALGPGGLTRERAGFEVRDVHPTHYGRVCPIETPEGPNIGLINSLSVYAQTNEYGFLETPYRRVRDNVVTDEIHYLSAIEEGNFVIAQANTNLDEEGRFIDELVTCRNKGESSLFSRDQVEYMDVSTQQVVSVGASLIPFLEHDDANRALMGANMQRQAVPTLRADKPLVGTGMERAVAVDSGVTAVAKRGGTVQYVDASRIVIRVNDDEMYPGEAGIDIYNLTKYTRSNQNTCISQMPCVSLGEPVERGDVLADGPSTDLGELALGQNMRVAFMPWNGYNFEDSILVSERVVQEDRFTTIHIQELACVSRDTKLGPEEITADIPNVGEAALSKLDESGIVYIGAEVTGGDILVGKVTPKGETQLTPEEKLLRAIFGEKASDVKDSSLRVPNGVSGTIIDVQVFTRDGVEKDKRALEIEEMQLKQAKKDLTEELQILEAGLFARIHAVLVSGGVEADKLDKLPRERWLELGLTDEDKQNQLEQLAEQYDELKHEFEKKLEAKRRKITQGDDLAPGVLKIVKVYLAVKRQIQPGDKMAGRHGNKGVISKINPIEDMPYDENGTPVDIVLNPLGVPSRMNIGQILETHLGMAAKGIGEKINAMLKQHEEVTKLREFIQRAYDLGDDVRQKVDLSTFSDEEVMRLAENLKKGMPIATPVFDGAKEKEIKELLQMGGIPTSGQITLYDGRTGEKFERQVTVGYMYMLKLNHLVDDKMHARSTGSYSLVTQQPLGGKAQFGGQRFGEMEVWALEAYGAAYTLQEMLTVKSDDVNGRTKMYKNIVDGNHQMEPGMPESFNVLLKEIRSLGINIELEEE; this is translated from the coding sequence ATGGTTTACTCCTATACCGAGAAAAAACGCATTCGTAAGGATTTTGGTAAACGTCCACAGGTTTTGGACATACCTTATCTCCTTTCTATCCAACTTGACTCGTTCCAGAAGTTTATCGAGCAAGACCCGGAAGGTCAGTACGGTCTGGAAGCTGCATTCCGTTCTGTTTTCCCCATAAAAAGCTATAGCGGTAATTCAGAGCTGCAATATGTTAGCTATCGCTTGGGCGAGCCAGTATTCGACGTTAAAGAATGTCAGATCCGTGGTGTGACGTTCTCTGCGCCGTTACGCGTGAAACTGCGCCTGGTGATCTACGAGCGTGAAGCGCCTGAAGGCACCGTTAAAGACATCAAAGAACAAGAAGTTTACATGGGCGAAATTCCGCTCATGACCGATAACGGTACCTTCGTGATTAACGGCACTGAGCGTGTAATCGTATCTCAGTTGCACCGTAGTCCAGGTGTGTTCTTCGATAGCGACAAAGGTAAAACCCACTCTTCAGGTAAGGTGCTGTATAACGCACGTATTATTCCTTACCGTGGTTCCTGGCTGGATTTCGAGTTTGATCCGAAGGATAACCTGTTTGTCCGTATCGACCGTCGCCGCAAATTGCCTGCGACCATTATCCTGCGCGCGTTGGGTTATTCCACCGAACAGATTCTCGATCTTTTCTTCGATAAAATTGTCTATGAAATCAATGGCAATAAATTGCAGATGGATCTGGTTCCTGAGCGCCTGCGTGGTGAAACCGCATCGTTTGATATTGAAGCGAACGGTAAAGTTTATATCGAAAAAGGTCGCCGTATCACTGCGCGTCATATCCGTCAGCTAGAGAAAGACGGCATTGAGCGCATTGAAGTGCCTGTTGAATATATCGCTGGAAAAGTACTGTCCAAAGATTATATCGACGAGAGCACCGGTGAACTGATCGGCGCAGCCAACATGGAGCTGTCGCTGGATCTGCTGGCTAAACTGAGCCAGTCCGGTCACAAACGTATTGAGACGCTGTTCACCAACGATCTTGATCATGGTGCATACATGTCTGAAACCGTGCGTGTCGATCCGTCAAACGATCGTCTGAGCGCACTGGTTGAAATCTATCGCATGATGCGTCCTGGTGAACCACCAACGCGTGAAGCTGCGGAAACGCTGTTTGAGAATCTGTTCTTCTCTGAAGACCGCTACGATCTGTCTGCGGTTGGTCGTATGAAGTTCAACCGTTCTCTGCTGCGTGACGAGATCGAAGGTTCTGGTATCCTGAGCAAAGATGACATCATCGAAGTGATGAAGAAGCTCATTGATATCCGTAACGGTAAAGGCGAAGTGGATGATATCGACCACCTCGGCAACCGTCGTATCCGTTCCGTCGGCGAAATGGCAGAAAACCAATTCCGCGTTGGCTTGGTGCGTGTAGAACGTGCTGTAAAAGAGCGTCTGTCTCTGGGCGACCTCGATACGCTGATGCCACAGGACATGATCAACGCCAAGCCGATTTCGGCTGCGGTGAAAGAGTTCTTCGGTTCAAGCCAGCTGTCACAGTTTATGGACCAGAACAACCCGCTGTCTGAGATTACGCACAAACGCCGTATCTCTGCATTGGGCCCAGGCGGTCTGACGCGTGAACGTGCCGGCTTTGAAGTTCGTGACGTACACCCGACTCACTACGGTCGCGTTTGTCCTATCGAAACGCCGGAAGGTCCGAACATCGGTCTGATCAACTCCCTGTCCGTTTATGCGCAAACTAACGAATACGGTTTCCTTGAAACCCCGTATCGTCGTGTGCGTGACAACGTGGTGACGGATGAGATCCATTACCTGTCTGCGATTGAGGAAGGTAACTTCGTTATCGCACAGGCGAACACCAATTTGGACGAAGAAGGCCGCTTCATCGACGAACTGGTTACCTGCCGTAACAAAGGTGAGTCCAGCTTGTTCAGCCGCGATCAGGTTGAATACATGGACGTTTCCACACAGCAGGTGGTTTCCGTCGGTGCATCCCTGATTCCGTTCCTGGAACACGATGACGCCAACCGTGCCCTGATGGGTGCGAACATGCAACGTCAGGCTGTTCCGACCCTGCGTGCTGATAAGCCGCTGGTTGGTACCGGTATGGAACGCGCTGTTGCGGTTGACTCCGGTGTAACTGCCGTAGCCAAACGTGGTGGTACAGTACAGTACGTGGATGCATCCCGTATTGTAATCCGCGTTAATGACGATGAAATGTATCCAGGCGAAGCTGGGATCGACATCTATAACCTGACCAAATATACCCGTTCTAACCAGAACACCTGCATCAGCCAGATGCCGTGTGTCTCTCTGGGTGAGCCGGTAGAACGTGGTGACGTTCTGGCAGATGGCCCGTCCACCGATCTGGGTGAACTGGCGCTGGGTCAGAACATGCGCGTGGCATTCATGCCATGGAATGGTTACAACTTCGAAGACTCCATCCTCGTTTCCGAGCGTGTGGTTCAGGAAGATCGCTTTACGACCATCCACATTCAGGAACTGGCCTGTGTGTCTCGTGACACCAAGTTAGGGCCTGAAGAAATTACTGCGGACATCCCGAACGTGGGTGAAGCAGCACTTTCTAAACTGGATGAGTCCGGCATCGTTTACATCGGCGCTGAAGTGACCGGTGGCGACATTCTGGTTGGTAAGGTAACGCCGAAAGGTGAAACCCAGCTGACGCCAGAAGAGAAACTGCTGCGTGCGATCTTCGGTGAGAAAGCGTCTGACGTTAAAGACTCTTCTCTGCGTGTACCAAACGGTGTTTCCGGTACGATCATCGACGTACAGGTCTTTACCCGCGATGGCGTGGAAAAAGACAAACGTGCGTTGGAAATCGAAGAAATGCAGCTGAAGCAGGCGAAGAAAGACCTGACTGAAGAATTGCAGATTCTGGAAGCGGGCCTGTTTGCACGTATCCACGCTGTGCTGGTTTCTGGCGGTGTAGAAGCTGACAAACTGGACAAACTGCCGCGCGAGCGCTGGTTGGAACTGGGTCTGACTGATGAAGATAAACAGAATCAGTTGGAACAGCTGGCAGAACAGTATGATGAGCTGAAGCACGAGTTTGAGAAAAAACTCGAAGCTAAGCGCCGTAAAATCACCCAAGGCGATGATCTGGCACCGGGCGTGCTGAAAATCGTTAAGGTTTATCTGGCTGTTAAACGCCAGATCCAACCGGGTGACAAGATGGCAGGTCGTCACGGGAACAAAGGTGTTATCTCCAAGATCAACCCGATCGAAGATATGCCTTACGATGAGAACGGTACGCCGGTCGATATCGTACTGAACCCGCTGGGCGTACCTTCACGTATGAACATTGGTCAGATTCTGGAAACCCACCTGGGTATGGCTGCAAAAGGTATCGGCGAGAAAATCAACGCCATGCTCAAGCAGCACGAAGAAGTGACTAAACTGCGTGAGTTCATCCAGAGAGCCTACGATCTGGGCGACGATGTGCGTCAAAAAGTCGACCTGAGCACTTTCTCAGACGAAGAAGTTATGCGTCTGGCTGAAAACCTGAAGAAAGGTATGCCAATTGCAACGCCGGTATTCGACGGTGCAAAAGAGAAAGAAATCAAGGAACTGTTACAGATGGGCGGTATCCCTACCTCCGGTCAGATTACCCTGTACGATGGACGTACCGGTGAGAAATTTGAGCGTCAGGTTACCGTGGGCTACATGTACATGCTGAAACTGAACCACTTGGTTGACGATAAGATGCATGCCCGTTCCACCGGTTCTTACAGCCTGGTTACTCAGCAGCCGCTGGGTGGTAAGGCGCAGTTCGGTGGTCAACGCTTCGGTGAGATGGAAGTGTGGGCGCTGGAAGCTTATGGTGCAGCTTATACCCTGCAAGAAATGTTGACCGTTAAGTCTGATGACGTGAACGGCCGTACCAAGATGTATAAAAACATCGTGGATGGCAATCATCAGATGGAACCAGGCATGCCGGAATCCTTCAACGTATTGTTGAAAGAAATCCGCTCGCTGGGTATCAACATCGAGCTGGAAGAAGAGTAA